From the genome of Polypterus senegalus isolate Bchr_013 chromosome 8, ASM1683550v1, whole genome shotgun sequence:
CAGCAAGTGCTATGACAAGTGAATGGGAGATAAAAACTTTTGTCCTACAGACACGGGTACTCTTTGAGTCACACACTGGACACAACATAGACAAGGTGTTAAAATCCGCTGTTTCAGAGTGGGAGCTTGACATGATTTACAACAACAATCACCAGGGCATTGCTGTGGTTACTGACAATGCAAGAAACATGGGTGTAGCGGTGAATGAGGCTGGTCTGTCCCCACATGTAAAGTGTTTTGCTCACACCTTAAATCTTGCGTCCCAGGCAGGTTTGAAGGTAAACCGTGTCAGTCGTCTGCTTGGCAGAGTGAGGCGTGTAGCAGCATTTTTTCACCGCAGTTCAACTGCAACAGCTGTGCTGACCTCCAAGCAGCAAATGTTAAACCTGCCAGTACATAAACTGATAATGGATGTAGTAACTAGGTGGAACAGCTCACTTGACATGATTGAGCGCTACCTGGAGCAACAACAGGCAATTGCTGCAGCCCTACTGAGTTCTGAAGTCAGGAGCAATGCACTTGAAATAGACACTCTAGACGCAGCTGACATCGCAGATGCTGAGGAGATCGTTAAACTGCTCACACCCTTGAAAAAAGCAACCACTGTGCTGTGCGACGAATCTCGACCAACAATCTCTCTTATCATGCCTCTCAAACACATGATTCAAGTGAGCATGGCACTGTGCGATGTAGACTCAAACACCATCTCTCAAATGAAGGCAGCAATACTGAATGATTTGGCAGACCATTACCAAGGGGAGCAAGCAGAGTTTCTGTATGAGAGCAGTGCGTTGGACCCCCGGTTCTGGGCCCTCCCCCATCTGGATAACAGCGAAAGGGATGAAATTTTCAACAGGCTCAAGTTAAAAGCAACACAGATGCAGAACCAGGTATTTGCTTAaaaatactttgtgtgtgtgactTTTTTAGAGttcccaatatttacaaaaattatgtGTGCGTgtctaacatttaaaatttttgtaccTCTGCTTGCTTCTGCAGAACCCTAGTGAAGAGGACGGTGCAGCACCAGGCAGCCATGAACATGTAGCTGGACACTCAAAAACTGACCTGCCACAAAAAGCACATGTTGTGGGAGGTGTCTCTCCTCCATCCAAAAAGACTGCTCTTGAAGATCTCCTTGGAGATTCTTTTAGTCAAGGGGACAGCAGAACACAGCACACTGCTCAGATTGATGCAGACATTGACGTGTACCGCAAAGAGACCCCTATCTCACACATGGCTTGTCCTCTCAAGTGGTGGAAAGACAATGCACAACTGTACCCACTGCTGTCAACCTTGGCCAAGTCATATCTCTCTGTCCCAGCAACCTCAGTCCCAAGTGAGAGGGTTTTTTCTGTTGCAGGGGACGTTGTAAATGCCCAGAGATCCCAGCTTTCACCAGATAATGTTGATATGctaattttccttaaaaaaaatctgtctctGTCTGAataagtgagtgtgtgagtgaatg
Proteins encoded in this window:
- the LOC120533676 gene encoding E3 SUMO-protein ligase ZBED1-like codes for the protein MRSHLLNHHPEKLREDTRSKIQSGQKTIKEAFTASLPHNSARAQEITRGIGEYIAKGLRPFSVVDNEGFKRLVNMLEPKYKIPSRDSQTILPALYKETRAKVAQSIKQAECISITTDGWTSRATQSYVTITASAMTSEWEIKTFVLQTRVLFESHTGHNIDKVLKSAVSEWELDMIYNNNHQGIAVVTDNARNMGVAVNEAGLSPHVKCFAHTLNLASQAGLKVNRVSRLLGRVRRVAAFFHRSSTATAVLTSKQQMLNLPVHKLIMDVVTRWNSSLDMIERYLEQQQAIAAALLSSEVRSNALEIDTLDAADIADAEEIVKLLTPLKKATTVLCDESRPTISLIMPLKHMIQVSMALCDVDSNTISQMKAAILNDLADHYQGEQAEFLYESSALDPRFWALPHLDNSERDEIFNRLKLKATQMQNQNPSEEDGAAPGSHEHVAGHSKTDLPQKAHVVGGVSPPSKKTALEDLLGDSFSQGDSRTQHTAQIDADIDVYRKETPISHMACPLKWWKDNAQLYPLLSTLAKSYLSVPATSVPSERVFSVAGDVVNAQRSQLSPDNVDMLIFLKKNLSLSE